In the Necator americanus strain Aroian chromosome X, whole genome shotgun sequence genome, ctgattcctacttttctaaatatttcatTAAAGTTCTGAAAAAGTGCAACTGGTATGCACCGCTGGCGCGCACCTCGACGCAACCGCCGTAGCAGTGCGGCAGTGTCGTGAACTGTTACCATCTACATGGAATAGAAGTGTTTAAAGGATTTTCGTTGATGTTTGGTTGTGTTTGCGATGCAGGCGCTTCTATTGTTTATGCGACACTgttcagtgttttcatttcatggTCCAAACTTTGACTTCCACTCTCAGAGATCATATAAGCGCTTTACTTCTGTCTCTCTCAAGCTCCGTTTAAGCATCTTGTGGGCTACATTTTGACTGTTTTAAGCATCACTAGGCAAACGTAAGATCATTGCATAAGTAGTTCAAGTCAGTGcttgttcttgttttcgacctcacaccactctttccatttttttgttcgaaaatcATCAAGTGTTGTTCATGTTGAACTTATTGATTCAAGTGCTGGTTCCAACTGCTACCAATTAGACCTTGAAAGTAGAGAATCTTCCTTATACTTATGGATTCTTCTTATCTGTTTCCAAGGTGAGTATGTCATTCATTTGAACACCTAAGAACCAGTATTGAGGTCTGAGAGGTTTTTTCAGATGACATTGTTGGGTAGCGCTGGTTTTGGGGCCGTTGTTCTGTTGGGGATAGAAGAGGGCCGCCGGACATGTGCCAATGGATTACCAGTTATTCCATCGAGTATTCGAATGCTTGGTAGATTTGAGAAGATAAAGAGCATTAGGCATCCGTCACTTTGTACCTACATTGAACTTGTGCGATGTACACTAggtaattttcatttaattccgATTACTTCCTTCAGCTACTTCCCTTTCCATAGTGTCTTCAACAATTTAAGAtaccgaaaatttcgcagtacaCAAACACATAACTTTGCCTCTAACAAAGAATTAGCggaataattttattcattttcatcgatTGGCTGAAGTTAATttgatagctttttttttgttcagttccCAATGCTGTCATATTGATCTGCGAACATCACGATATGTCACTCTCTGCTCTTTTGTCCACCAGACGGTATGTTGTATTTGTCATGTTTTGTAACAGTTCAGCGTgcttgttatttgtttttgacttGATAATTAATTTGTGACGGAATTCTTTAGACTTACTATTGGggaaatttttcacatcaCTTGGCATATTGTTGAGGGGATCGCAGTTCTCCATGACGAAGGGATATGTGTTGGTATACTTAATTCCGACTCTATTCTTATAccggaaaagaaaagggaCGGCTTATTAGACGTTCGAATCACTCAGTATGCTGTGAGGTTAATCTTTTAAACGATTCACttgcttcttctttgttctttttctttaaacataCTTTCTTCTGCTTCTAGTTATATCTCAAAAGACGGTGCGGACATACAAGGTGCACTGGCCCATGGTTTTTCCATTGCTCCAGAACAGCTTATTATCGGTACATCATCTTGCGGAACAACATTTAAAGCGGACGTTTGGGCGATTGGAATAGTATTACTGGAAATGGCAACGGTATATCGCTTATGAGTCAGTTTTACTTATAGTCAAGAGCCGTAAACCTATAGACGGACTGATGTAGTTCTCGTACTAACCAGTGTATTTAGGGTGTCCTGTTGCGTGATGTTTGGTCATTAAAGCAGTATATGACGGTTCTCAAATGCAGCATGGGTAGAGGTTAGCGGCTCttcgttttctgttttcttttacttttcacCTATCTATGtatgatttttgctttttacttATCTCTTTCTGAGTTTGGCCATGTTGACTTTGTTTCAGCAGAAAGAGGTTCACTTTTTCCTCCAATCCTAAAAGCTCTGCAATCTGCTTCCAGTAAGACAAGGGATGTCTTGGAGTTGCATGAAAAATTGGTCGAAATCATCGAGAGATGTTTGTCATTACTGCCTTCACATCGTCCTAGTGTATCCGAGCTGCTGTTGGCTATTCCTCCTGTTGAACAAAATGGCGATTCAACATACTTTGAATCTGTCGAGTGTTTGAGTGGTTAGCTATTAGATACTATTctaaaatttagaaagaaaactgttgtACGAAACCCTTAGTTGCAGGAAGAATCGCAGCCAGCAACTCGCGAAAAGATTGGGTTTTGCGAGAAATGGCTGTTGAAGATGCGTTTTTCCTCTGGAGACTTTGCGGCTCTTCTGCCGAAGCGATTCTTGTACGAAATAACATCATCACGCTACGTCATCCATTGTTAACGAATCCaaggtgtttttattttttttaaagaagaatttaatGTACATTAATTTAAAGAAGTTTGGCTTCTAATGGATTCCTCTTGAAGTGGGTTCGCGAGCAGTGGTGTGCTTCCTTTTATCCTAGAATCGCCCTATATCcttctaattatttatttctttggaaCTTACTTTAGCTGATACACGTCTGTGTTCAGCATCGTTGTAGAAGACCTCCGAATGTTTGGGAATGATGAGACGCGGAAATTCTTTGTCAAACCTGGAGTGGTGATGCTTCCCGATAAAAACGTGCGAGAGGTAGTGTTTTTTGGAATGAGAAATTTCTAAACTCTTGATATAAACCTTCTTCAGAAACTCATGTCAGTACCATCAATGGATGtatttcttcgttcttttcttgCTGCACCAGGATCGACTATTAATCATGACGACAATTTGTCTGTAATAGTAAAGGAAAAGGACATGGTGTACCAggtcatttttaaatttcataaGTGTGATACAGTGTTAGCCCATTTTCCTCTTATCATCATCCGTTAAGGCATCTCGAATGCGGCTCATAAGTCATCTGCTTAACTCTCGCTTCTATAAACTGCCGGAACTCTTATCGTCAGTTGCTTCGGATGTTCCTCCAATGCGTAGAGCTGACGGTGAGTTTTGAATAGTTCCCTGGGAAGTTTGTAAAATGAGAATGTAAATTCACTTCGATGTGCTTTCACTAATGGATATACACAGATGTTTTCAGtgagaaaaagataaagattTTGAttgtcttcaaaattttctcttttttcctcagtcTGTTCTATCTATTGGAATCCTCTTGTTTGCCTCCATTATTACCTCCGATTACTACTATGCGTAGTTCTATGGTCTTTATCAGAATTTACATTCCTCGTTCTTCAAAAGTCACAGTCAAAGGCCCGGTATACTGAATTTCTATATTTATGTTCAGTATGGTGTGCCCTGTTGGACATACGATCTAGTGATGAgttgaatttctttcaatGGAACACCATAGCTGTTCATGTCAGTGATCGACAGTTGGACGTCGATATACCGCGTTGTCATCAGGTGCTGCAAATTCTTtctaatccttttttttctgcttaagcgtattttttgttttatagtaTGAAGAACTGATGACTTCACCTGCTGCACATTATTGTTTGCGTCGTCTTCTCAAGGCATGGCTTGTCAGCCATTCTCAATATGTCTACTGGCAAGGCTGCGACAGTTTGGCTGCACCATTTCTTCTCCTTAACTTCAACAGTTTGTGTTGGTTTTATAATGAGTCGGAAAAGTATGTAAATTagattgaaagaagaaaacttttctggaactcttttttttacttctgatGAAGTCATATAGATTACGGAGCGTTTCAACCATTACAGTGTTTTAATGGACATATTTCACCCTGATGTTGTTTTCGAATTGGTCCTAGCCTCGTAGCCGTTCTTAGAATTAAACTATCTTGTTCATTCCAAAAGTACATACCTTTACACCGTTCCAGAATTCCAAAAAGTTATGGTGTTGAAGGTGCCCACCTTTGTTAACAATTATTGAAATGTTCAGCTACTGCACTAGCTTGTCTCACAGCATTCATCAAAAAGTAccttaacaattttttcttgaaggacaACTCAGCTATAATTCAAGGTGAGCTGTTCTGTTCTGTTCATGCTAGCACTTATTATTAGATAATTTatcaacgttttctttttccagaacaGTTAGCTGTATTTAATCATCTACTTGCCTTTGTGGATGCTAAATTGTACACACGGCTCGCTTCCATGGATTTCTATCCTGAACTGTTTGCTATCCCATGGTTCCTTACCTGTTTTGCCCACGTGCTACCTATTTACAAATTATTCCATGTGTGGGACCAGCTCTTGCAAAGGGATTCTTCGTTTCCTTTATTTATAGGTATGTTTTTTAaatacacaatttttttttgtgcgaagGAGTCCTTTGGGGATTAGACCCGAACCCTTTTTTATCGCTGGTATTTATTGCGATTATTTGAGTTATCTTTTTTGGGCTTGGCTATTCTCCGTCAGTTGCGCCATACCCTAGTTGAAGCGTCCTTCAATGATGCTATATTGCTGTTTTCGGATCTTCCAGGTGAACCCACTACCCAAATATTTAGCTTGGACTTGAAATTGTCAAACATTCCTTCCAGATCTTTCGATGGAGGTGGTAGTAGCGGATTCTATTGCATATTATGATCGTGTTCCTCCCAGCTGTGCCTTTCGCTCACATTCAATTCCTAACGGTATATGTTTAGCAACCTTTTGTgtagttttccttcttttagtttattttgtgCTTATTTTAGTTCCTTTTGTGTagttttccttcttatttCATCCTGGAATCATTTTTCATGAATGCTCCCGAAATTTCTGTTGACTATTGATGAGTTCTAGATTGTAAAAGCCCGCCTCCTCGAGGGCTTCCCTGCAGTCTACAGAGTCTACACTATCAAGAGCTAAAAAAGTGGCATTGTCCTCGTATTTCAAGGGAAGAGTTTGCCTGGAGAGTGTCTGATCAGTTGATTGTTGCAATCGATATACGACCGCAGATCGAGTGAGTCCTGCTTTTATAGATAGCTTTGCACTTTGATGTACGATGATATTCCTGTGATCAGCTGCCACCGTAGCCTAACGCAATTCATCTCCGAGAATTCATTTTAAGGTTTGGAAGAGGATGCGTATTGCGTTCAATCAATTACCCCAACGTTAGCGACCTCTCGCTGCTGAACATTGCTGAACCTCTCAGAGTCGCTCAGAGGAACCAACATCCAATTTGTATAATTGGCGGAAAGGATGTGGAAATAACTCGTAAGGTATGAATCGGATTTGCGAGATGTCGTCTGCCGGAGTAATCATTTGTTTATCTTCAGTTTTCTGGCGACTTGGTAAGCATGGGGATTGATGGGGTTTGTGTGCTGGACGAAGGCTTTGAGGCAATTCGTCATGATACTTCACTTATTCATGTACCTCACTAACCAATG is a window encoding:
- a CDS encoding hypothetical protein (NECATOR_CHRX.G26196.T2): MANTACYLPFLLDLSDHCAIPASTLLVNNATLKVENLPYTYGFFLSVSKMTLLGSAGFGAVVLLGIEEGRRTCANGLPVIPSSIRMLGRFEKIKSIRHPSLCTYIELVRCTLVPNAVILICEHHDMSLSALLSTRRLTIGEIFHITWHIVEGIAVLHDEGICVGILNSDSILIPEKKRDGLLDVRITQYAVSYISKDGADIQGALAHGFSIAPEQLIIGTSSCGTTFKADVWAIGIVLLEMATGVLLRDVWSLKQYMTVLKCSMGRAERGSLFPPILKALQSASSKTRDVLELHEKLVEIIERCLSLLPSHRPSVSELLLAIPPVEQNGDSTYFESVECLSGRIAASNSRKDWVLREMAVEDAFFLWRLCGSSAEAILVRNNIITLRHPLLTNPSIVVEDLRMFGNDETRKFFVKPGVVMLPDKNVREKLMSVPSMDVFLRSFLAAPGSTINHDDNLSVIVKEKDMVYQASRMRLISHLLNSRFYKLPELLSSVASDVPPMRRADVWCALLDIRSSDELNFFQWNTIAVHVSDRQLDVDIPRCHQYEELMTSPAAHYCLRRLLKAWLVSHSQYVYWQGCDSLAAPFLLLNFNSLSTALACLTAFIKKYLNNFFLKDNSAIIQEQLAVFNHLLAFVDAKLYTRLASMDFYPELFAIPWFLTCFAHVLPIYKLFHVWDQLLQRDSSFPLFIVEASFNDAILLFSDLPDLSMEVVVADSIAYYDRVPPSCAFRSHSIPNDCKSPPPRGLPCSLQSLHYQELKKWHCPRISREEFAWRVSDQLIVAIDIRPQIEFGRGCVLRSINYPNVSDLSLLNIAEPLRVAQRNQHPICIIGGKDVEITRKFSGDLVSMGIDGVCVLDEGFEAIRHDTSLIHVPH
- a CDS encoding hypothetical protein (NECATOR_CHRX.G26196.T1), which encodes MTLLGSAGFGAVVLLGIEEGRRTCANGLPVIPSSIRMLGRFEKIKSIRHPSLCTYIELVRCTLVPNAVILICEHHDMSLSALLSTRRLTIGEIFHITWHIVEGIAVLHDEGICVGILNSDSILIPEKKRDGLLDVRITQYAVSYISKDGADIQGALAHGFSIAPEQLIIGTSSCGTTFKADVWAIGIVLLEMATGVLLRDVWSLKQYMTVLKCSMGRAERGSLFPPILKALQSASSKTRDVLELHEKLVEIIERCLSLLPSHRPSVSELLLAIPPVEQNGDSTYFESVECLSGRIAASNSRKDWVLREMAVEDAFFLWRLCGSSAEAILVRNNIITLRHPLLTNPSIVVEDLRMFGNDETRKFFVKPGVVMLPDKNVREKLMSVPSMDVFLRSFLAAPGSTINHDDNLSVIVKEKDMVYQASRMRLISHLLNSRFYKLPELLSSVASDVPPMRRADVWCALLDIRSSDELNFFQWNTIAVHVSDRQLDVDIPRCHQYEELMTSPAAHYCLRRLLKAWLVSHSQYVYWQGCDSLAAPFLLLNFNSLSTALACLTAFIKKYLNNFFLKDNSAIIQEQLAVFNHLLAFVDAKLYTRLASMDFYPELFAIPWFLTCFAHVLPIYKLFHVWDQLLQRDSSFPLFIVEASFNDAILLFSDLPDLSMEVVVADSIAYYDRVPPSCAFRSHSIPNDCKSPPPRGLPCSLQSLHYQELKKWHCPRISREEFAWRVSDQLIVAIDIRPQIEFGRGCVLRSINYPNVSDLSLLNIAEPLRVAQRNQHPICIIGGKDVEITRKFSGDLVSMGIDGVCVLDEGFEAIRHDTSLIHVPH